The following coding sequences lie in one bacterium genomic window:
- a CDS encoding DUF4301 family protein, with protein MSDIVLTDNDRTLLAQIGKSPEQLSAEIEFFKTGFPFVELDRPCTIGDGITVLPDDTYDALIKKADDAAAAGRVKKFVPASGAATRMFKSLMAVHYDRMLQQNTSHPDTRFLKTFFDRLTQFAFYDELDGVLAKDGLSLETLRQTRSYSDVLSYLMHDVGLDYAHRPKALIPFHRYPEGSRTALEEHLAEALAYATDTDQNAYVHFTISSEYRQLIDSHIQTVRSRYETSGRRIQIEISEQKSSTDTLAVDLHNRPVRDRDGRLHLRPAGHGALIENLNDLSGDIVFIKNIDNVVPDRLKEPTFRYKKVLCGHLVEMQQEIFGYLKKLKNNPPNPETVTEAESFAISRLGMQASSTKDIRERRDNLMQFLNRPIRVCGMVRNQGEPGGGPFWVREPNGNRSLQIVETAQIDLQWPKQKLILDDSTHFNPVDIVCGVRDFEGKPFDLHRFIDPHTGFISKKSKDGREIKAMELPGLWNGAMAKWITIFVEVPLITFNPVKTINDLLRPEHQP; from the coding sequence ATGTCGGATATCGTACTTACGGATAATGACCGCACTTTACTTGCCCAAATCGGCAAATCCCCCGAACAACTGTCGGCTGAAATCGAATTTTTCAAAACCGGATTTCCATTTGTCGAATTGGATCGTCCCTGCACCATAGGCGACGGCATAACAGTTTTACCCGACGATACGTACGATGCCTTAATAAAAAAAGCCGACGATGCCGCGGCAGCAGGACGTGTTAAAAAGTTTGTACCCGCTTCCGGCGCGGCTACGCGCATGTTCAAAAGTTTGATGGCCGTTCATTATGATCGGATGCTTCAGCAAAATACCTCTCACCCCGACACGCGTTTTTTAAAAACTTTTTTTGATCGGCTTACCCAGTTTGCTTTCTATGATGAGTTAGACGGTGTTTTGGCAAAAGACGGTTTGTCTTTGGAAACCTTGCGCCAAACACGTTCCTATTCAGACGTATTATCATATCTGATGCATGATGTCGGCTTGGACTATGCCCACAGACCCAAGGCGCTCATTCCTTTTCATCGTTATCCCGAGGGTTCACGTACGGCTTTGGAAGAACATTTGGCCGAAGCTTTGGCTTATGCGACAGATACGGATCAGAATGCGTACGTGCATTTTACCATTTCAAGCGAATACCGCCAACTTATTGATTCGCACATTCAAACGGTGCGTTCTCGTTACGAAACGAGCGGTCGTCGCATTCAAATTGAAATCTCAGAGCAAAAATCTTCCACCGACACACTTGCCGTTGATTTGCACAATCGGCCTGTCCGCGATCGGGATGGTCGTTTACATCTGCGACCGGCCGGCCATGGAGCTTTGATCGAGAATCTTAACGATCTGTCCGGCGATATCGTTTTTATCAAAAACATTGATAACGTCGTACCTGATCGTCTCAAAGAACCGACATTCCGATACAAAAAAGTTTTATGCGGTCATCTGGTTGAAATGCAGCAAGAAATTTTTGGTTATCTTAAAAAACTAAAAAATAATCCTCCGAATCCCGAAACGGTCACCGAAGCCGAATCGTTTGCCATTTCACGACTTGGCATGCAAGCAAGTTCGACGAAGGATATCCGCGAACGGCGTGATAATTTGATGCAATTTTTAAACCGTCCGATCCGTGTTTGCGGAATGGTCCGCAATCAAGGCGAACCCGGAGGTGGTCCGTTTTGGGTGAGAGAACCTAACGGAAACCGCTCGCTTCAGATCGTGGAAACAGCCCAGATTGATCTTCAATGGCCCAAACAAAAACTCATTTTAGATGACTCTACACATTTTAACCCGGTAGATATCGTTTGCGGCGTCCGTGATTTTGAAGGAAAGCCGTTTGACCTGCATCGCTTTATTGATCCACATACCGGCTTTATTTCCAAAAAGTCCAAAGATGGGCGTGAAATAAAGGCTATGGAGTTACCCGGGTTATGGAATGGGGCCATGGCTAAGTGGATCACTATTTTTGTCGAGGTGCCGCTCATTACATTCAACCCCGTCAAAACGATCAATGACCTATTAAGACCGGAGCATCAACCGTAA
- a CDS encoding leucyl aminopeptidase, translating into MHVSAKYSKLKHWKSELTCVFIAKNEPVNFWKNELEDIYEDTIPKLLKSKEFGAEEEKTFLLLGNDKTSSKRIALIGLGEYKDLEPETLRRTAAKAVRTALAMEYSKITLAFPAHLRQKNWTDDRIAQALTEGACLAHYKYDKYHTDKKPQDRHRITELTLIADHEPTAAMQQGVRAGEIISNAVNFTRDLGNAPGNELPPRVLADRATEMCRTHKIKCTVFNETKIKSLKMGGLLGVTAGSAEPPRLVIMEYKPAKPKNTKPIVLVGKGLTFDSGGISIKPADQMDRMKFDMCGGAAVIGIMQAIAELKLPLHVVGIVPSSENLTGSRAYKPGDVLTMYSGKTVEIINTDAEGRLILADALAYAQRYKPEVIIDYATLTGHCVIALGTHGAGLFATNSNLKQKLMHASDASGEKIWELPLWKEFDKQIKSHIADIKNTGGRPGGASTAAAFLKHFVGNTPWAHLDIAGTANSEEELPYTDRISATGFGVRLTVEMLRHW; encoded by the coding sequence ATGCACGTATCGGCCAAATATTCCAAGCTCAAGCACTGGAAGAGCGAATTAACGTGCGTATTTATTGCCAAAAACGAGCCCGTAAATTTTTGGAAAAATGAACTTGAAGATATCTACGAAGACACGATTCCCAAACTACTGAAGTCCAAAGAATTTGGCGCGGAAGAAGAAAAAACATTTCTCCTTTTGGGTAATGACAAAACCTCAAGTAAACGCATTGCACTTATCGGGTTGGGCGAATACAAAGATCTCGAGCCGGAAACTCTGCGGCGAACGGCGGCCAAAGCCGTGCGTACGGCACTCGCTATGGAATATTCTAAAATCACGCTCGCCTTTCCTGCGCATTTGCGGCAAAAAAACTGGACCGATGATCGCATAGCTCAGGCACTTACCGAAGGCGCTTGCCTTGCGCATTATAAGTATGATAAGTACCATACGGACAAAAAGCCGCAAGACCGGCATCGCATTACAGAGCTAACGCTTATTGCCGATCATGAACCGACGGCCGCCATGCAGCAAGGTGTTCGGGCCGGAGAAATTATAAGCAATGCGGTCAATTTTACCCGTGATCTAGGCAATGCGCCGGGCAACGAATTGCCTCCGCGTGTATTAGCCGACCGTGCAACTGAGATGTGCCGTACGCACAAAATCAAATGTACCGTATTCAATGAGACCAAAATCAAATCGCTTAAAATGGGCGGCCTTCTTGGTGTCACCGCCGGCAGCGCCGAACCTCCGCGGCTGGTCATCATGGAATACAAACCCGCTAAGCCAAAAAACACTAAACCGATCGTACTCGTCGGCAAAGGATTAACATTCGATTCGGGCGGCATTTCGATCAAACCGGCGGACCAAATGGATCGCATGAAGTTTGATATGTGCGGCGGTGCAGCCGTCATCGGTATTATGCAAGCGATTGCCGAATTGAAACTCCCGTTGCATGTCGTAGGCATCGTCCCCTCTTCTGAAAATCTTACCGGCAGCCGCGCTTATAAACCCGGCGATGTTTTGACGATGTATTCCGGCAAAACGGTTGAAATCATCAATACGGATGCCGAAGGACGATTGATCCTCGCCGATGCGCTGGCTTACGCTCAGCGCTACAAACCGGAAGTGATCATTGACTATGCTACGCTTACTGGACATTGCGTGATTGCATTGGGTACGCATGGCGCCGGTCTTTTTGCCACGAATAGTAATCTCAAACAAAAGTTGATGCACGCGTCCGATGCAAGCGGCGAAAAAATATGGGAACTCCCGCTGTGGAAAGAATTTGACAAACAAATCAAAAGTCATATAGCCGACATCAAAAATACCGGCGGTCGCCCGGGCGGCGCCTCCACCGCGGCGGCATTTCTCAAACATTTTGTGGGTAATACGCCGTGGGCCCATTTAGATATCGCCGGCACCGCCAATAGTGAAGAAGAACTTCCTTACACGGATCGCATTTCTGCGACAGGATTTGGCGTAAGGCTTACCGTCGAAATGTTACGCCACTGGTGA
- a CDS encoding bifunctional oligoribonuclease/PAP phosphatase NrnA, whose product MATKKAKKKNMFDAIKPVIAKAKTFVLTTHVNPDGDGLGSEAAMYLFLKSLKKSPRIINTSPISKSYQHLNYGNIIETYEPVKHDKVIQKADVIMVLDISVSKRLDRMQEVVVQAPGTTICIDHHLDNDGFADHLCIDEKAPATAELVYNFIRYFKGKPNFKMAQALYTSLLTDTGGFRFNSTRPETHHMAAELLALGVKPNDIYSQIFEQGHMSSLKLLGRALDRMKSECHEGMHWTYLTKKDFQETGTSKNDTEGFVNYALSLENSMFGVFAYETDEGYIKFSLRSKGHVDTQAFSKRYGGGGHKNASGISLKEPFDATLKKIIPEMVKYYNETYGKK is encoded by the coding sequence ATGGCAACGAAAAAGGCCAAAAAGAAAAATATGTTTGACGCGATAAAACCGGTGATAGCCAAAGCGAAAACTTTTGTTTTGACGACTCATGTCAACCCCGATGGAGACGGCCTCGGCAGCGAAGCGGCAATGTATCTTTTCCTGAAATCACTAAAAAAATCACCGCGTATCATCAATACAAGCCCGATCTCCAAATCCTATCAACACCTCAATTACGGAAACATCATTGAAACATATGAACCTGTCAAACATGACAAAGTCATACAAAAAGCCGACGTCATCATGGTGCTTGATATCAGTGTATCCAAACGACTTGATCGGATGCAAGAGGTAGTCGTCCAGGCACCGGGTACGACGATATGTATTGATCACCATTTGGATAACGATGGTTTTGCCGACCACCTGTGCATTGATGAAAAAGCGCCGGCAACAGCAGAACTGGTATATAATTTCATTCGTTACTTCAAAGGTAAGCCCAACTTTAAAATGGCCCAGGCGCTGTACACTTCTCTGCTCACGGACACCGGCGGATTTCGTTTTAATTCTACGCGCCCTGAAACGCACCATATGGCCGCCGAGTTGCTCGCACTCGGCGTAAAACCTAACGACATTTATTCGCAGATTTTCGAACAAGGCCACATGAGTTCATTGAAACTGCTCGGGCGGGCGCTTGATCGTATGAAAAGTGAGTGCCACGAAGGCATGCATTGGACTTATCTTACAAAGAAAGACTTTCAGGAAACCGGTACATCGAAAAATGATACCGAAGGATTTGTCAACTACGCTCTGAGTCTTGAGAACTCGATGTTCGGTGTATTTGCATACGAAACCGATGAAGGATATATCAAGTTCAGCCTACGTTCCAAAGGTCATGTTGACACCCAAGCTTTTTCCAAACGTTACGGCGGCGGCGGTCACAAAAATGCGTCGGGCATTTCGCTCAAAGAACCATTTGATGCTACGCTAAAAAAAATAATTCCCGAAATGGTTAAATATTACAACGAAACCTACGGTAAAAAATAA
- a CDS encoding FAD-binding oxidoreductase — translation MKQKYDVVVIGAGCIGASVASHLGELGCANVLVLEKEKLIGTGSTAKCAGGVRAQFSTPINIYMSHYSIREFETLEKEYGIQFNQCGYLFVVRNEEQKERYLKNMEIQQSYGVDVRFISKDEIAALAPNYGLDNVLGGTFGAKDGLIDPSMTVDAYFKRARKHNIDFETETPCTGFKTAGNRITHVITPKGEVACDMVVNAAGPFSKELGKMLGFEIPIEPVRRMITTTGELPFVTNKFPMVVDVTTGMYMHKEGNGLLIGLANKNEKPGYDENIDTEFLDEMLTTALEVMPYLENAEIKTQYPGTWGGLYEETPDHHSILSYVPQFSNFIVAGGFSGHGLMHAPAAGRAIAELVTKGTCDTFDLKPLRFTRFAEGDLTKERNVI, via the coding sequence ATGAAGCAGAAATATGATGTGGTGGTAATCGGAGCGGGATGTATCGGTGCCAGCGTGGCGAGCCACCTCGGAGAACTCGGTTGTGCTAATGTTTTGGTTTTAGAAAAAGAAAAACTTATCGGTACGGGCTCAACAGCCAAATGTGCAGGTGGTGTTCGCGCTCAGTTTTCAACGCCGATCAATATTTACATGAGCCACTACAGCATTCGCGAATTTGAAACATTGGAAAAAGAATACGGTATTCAGTTCAATCAATGCGGTTATCTGTTCGTTGTTCGAAATGAAGAGCAAAAAGAACGTTATTTGAAAAATATGGAAATTCAACAAAGTTACGGCGTAGATGTACGATTCATTTCCAAAGATGAAATCGCAGCGCTTGCACCTAATTATGGGTTGGACAACGTACTCGGTGGTACATTTGGCGCAAAAGACGGCTTGATTGATCCTTCGATGACGGTCGATGCTTATTTCAAACGCGCGCGTAAACATAACATTGATTTTGAGACCGAAACACCTTGCACCGGATTTAAAACCGCCGGTAATCGGATCACGCACGTCATCACTCCCAAAGGTGAAGTGGCATGCGACATGGTGGTCAATGCAGCGGGGCCTTTTTCCAAAGAACTCGGAAAAATGCTCGGTTTTGAAATTCCCATCGAACCCGTACGCCGCATGATCACCACCACCGGTGAATTACCTTTTGTGACCAATAAATTTCCGATGGTTGTGGACGTCACGACCGGTATGTATATGCACAAAGAAGGTAATGGGCTTTTGATCGGTCTCGCTAATAAAAACGAAAAACCGGGATACGACGAAAACATTGATACGGAATTTTTAGACGAGATGCTGACAACGGCTCTGGAAGTCATGCCTTATCTCGAAAATGCAGAAATCAAAACACAATATCCCGGAACGTGGGGCGGCTTGTATGAAGAGACGCCGGATCATCATAGCATTCTCAGTTATGTTCCGCAGTTTAGTAATTTTATCGTGGCGGGCGGCTTTAGCGGTCACGGCCTCATGCATGCACCGGCCGCCGGGCGTGCCATCGCAGAACTTGTTACCAAAGGTACATGCGACACGTTTGATCTGAAGCCGCTGCGTTTCACGCGTTTTGCCGAAGGCGACCTGACCAAAGAACGAAATGTCATTTAA
- the sucC gene encoding ADP-forming succinate--CoA ligase subunit beta has translation MNIHEYQGKAILKKYGVPIQEGIPAATVTEAIDAAKALKAQGIGAWVVKAQIHAGGRGKGTIYKAKERNEVVQHGGVKFTPDINKVAEYAEKMLGNVLVTHQTGDQGKLIKKVLVAEGLDIAKELYVGLVLDRARSQYVMMASTEGGVEIEKVAEEHPEKIIKEYVDPTVGFRAFQAQRLGFALGLEGDIHKNFVKFAMALYDAFIGTDSSLFEINPLVITKDNRVVALDAKINFDDNALYRHPDLAALRDIDEEDPLEVEASKYNLNYVKLDGNVGCMVNGAGLAMATMDIIKLAGANPANFLDVGGGANPQTVENGFKIILSDPHVKAIFINIFGGIVRCDRIANGVVQAAKNVNIRVPLIVRLKGTNAEEAKEILRKSGIPMLVANELNDAADMILQAVKKN, from the coding sequence ATGAATATTCATGAGTACCAAGGTAAAGCCATATTAAAGAAATACGGAGTACCGATTCAAGAGGGAATCCCTGCCGCTACCGTAACGGAAGCAATAGATGCCGCCAAAGCGTTGAAAGCGCAAGGTATCGGAGCATGGGTTGTCAAAGCACAGATTCACGCCGGTGGTCGCGGTAAAGGTACTATTTATAAAGCCAAAGAGCGCAACGAAGTGGTGCAGCACGGCGGTGTAAAATTCACACCGGATATTAATAAAGTTGCAGAATATGCCGAAAAAATGTTGGGCAATGTGCTTGTCACGCATCAGACCGGCGATCAGGGAAAACTGATCAAAAAAGTTTTGGTTGCCGAAGGTCTTGATATTGCCAAAGAACTCTATGTCGGTTTGGTGTTAGATCGTGCACGCTCCCAATATGTGATGATGGCCTCTACTGAAGGCGGCGTCGAAATCGAAAAAGTGGCGGAAGAGCATCCCGAAAAAATCATCAAAGAATACGTTGATCCGACGGTCGGCTTTCGTGCGTTTCAGGCGCAGCGCCTCGGGTTTGCCCTCGGGCTCGAAGGCGATATTCACAAAAATTTTGTGAAGTTTGCCATGGCGCTGTACGATGCGTTTATCGGAACGGATTCGTCACTGTTTGAAATCAACCCGCTGGTCATTACCAAAGATAACCGTGTCGTGGCGCTTGATGCCAAAATTAATTTTGATGATAACGCTCTGTATCGTCATCCCGATCTTGCCGCATTGCGTGACATTGACGAAGAAGATCCGCTCGAAGTGGAAGCGTCAAAATATAATCTCAATTACGTTAAACTGGACGGCAATGTCGGTTGTATGGTCAACGGTGCCGGTTTGGCCATGGCGACAATGGACATCATCAAACTGGCCGGTGCCAATCCCGCTAACTTCTTGGATGTCGGCGGCGGTGCTAACCCACAAACCGTAGAAAATGGTTTTAAAATCATTTTGTCGGATCCGCATGTAAAAGCCATTTTCATCAATATTTTTGGCGGTATTGTGCGTTGCGATCGTATTGCTAACGGTGTCGTGCAAGCTGCAAAGAACGTCAATATTCGCGTACCGTTGATCGTTCGCCTCAAAGGCACCAACGCGGAAGAAGCGAAAGAAATCCTGAGAAAATCGGGAATACCGATGCTCGTGGCCAATGAGCTCAACGACGCAGCCGATATGATATTGCAGGCGGTAAAGAAAAATTAA
- the add gene encoding adenosine deaminase produces the protein MAKKELNRIEVTEELIHRLPKTELHCHLDGSNRVETLIELAKEQNVQLPFEDPVKLKSYLEVGDKCENLVDYLKGFAITLSVMQEAYAIERTAFELAEDAAKENVRYLEVRFSPILHINRGLRLTEIVDAVIRGLERAESKYKIKTGIIICGMRNISPETSLRLAELTVAYKGKKVMAFDLAGQEDSYPAKDHRAAFELILKNNVNTTAHAGEAYGPDSIKQAIHDCGAHRIGHGTRLIEDGDLLNYVNDHRIPLEICLTSNVQTKAVKDFSSHPLRTYYDFGLRVTVNTDNRLISGTTVTKEIYRAAKTFDLSFDDVCNIIINGFKSTFLPYRERVVLLNDALAELQSFEFESSYIKDKAQAN, from the coding sequence ATGGCAAAAAAAGAACTCAATCGCATCGAAGTAACAGAAGAACTGATTCACCGTCTTCCTAAAACCGAACTTCATTGTCACCTTGACGGCAGTAATCGCGTCGAGACGCTGATCGAATTGGCTAAAGAACAAAATGTTCAATTGCCGTTCGAAGATCCGGTCAAATTAAAATCTTATCTTGAAGTCGGTGATAAGTGTGAAAACCTGGTGGATTACCTCAAAGGTTTTGCGATCACGCTCAGCGTGATGCAGGAAGCGTATGCGATTGAGCGCACGGCGTTTGAGCTGGCGGAGGATGCGGCCAAAGAAAACGTACGTTATCTGGAAGTACGTTTTTCGCCGATTCTGCACATCAATCGCGGACTGCGTCTCACCGAGATTGTGGACGCGGTGATCCGTGGACTCGAACGCGCCGAATCCAAATATAAAATCAAAACGGGTATTATTATTTGCGGTATGCGCAATATCAGCCCTGAAACTTCTCTGCGACTGGCCGAATTGACCGTCGCCTACAAAGGGAAAAAAGTCATGGCCTTTGATCTTGCCGGTCAAGAGGACAGTTATCCGGCAAAAGATCACCGTGCGGCATTTGAGCTCATACTCAAAAATAACGTCAATACGACCGCCCACGCCGGCGAAGCCTATGGACCGGATTCGATCAAACAAGCGATCCATGACTGCGGTGCACACCGTATCGGCCACGGTACACGCCTTATCGAGGACGGCGATCTGCTTAACTATGTCAATGATCACCGCATTCCGCTTGAGATTTGCCTTACGAGCAATGTCCAGACCAAAGCCGTAAAAGATTTTTCGTCGCATCCGTTGCGCACCTATTATGATTTCGGTTTGCGCGTCACGGTCAATACGGATAACCGATTGATTTCCGGTACAACCGTAACCAAAGAAATTTATCGTGCGGCGAAAACTTTTGATCTGTCGTTTGATGATGTTTGCAACATCATTATCAATGGCTTCAAAAGTACATTTCTTCCATACCGTGAGCGCGTCGTTCTGCTCAATGATGCGTTGGCCGAGCTGCAAAGCTTTGAATTTGAATCCAGCTATATCAAAGATAAAGCGCAGGCCAATTAA
- the xerD gene encoding site-specific tyrosine recombinase XerD — translation MKHHLQDFIDYLSVEQNVSPNTLASYRNDLERYLKFVMESRERKKIEDVTMQDVRELVQTLDGLGLTAKSIARNLSAIRTFHKFLLQEEILENDPAELIDLPKIEKTLPSVLEVPEIETLLEQPDTSSRLGIRDRAMIELLYACGMRISELLTIKQLDIFSDYVRVFGKGSKERIVPMGDTAGYWVTYYREKVRPHLAASGSADEVLFLNAQGKRMSRMGFWKILKKYVTMAGIQKEVTPHTFRHSFATHLLEGGADLRVVQELLGHSDISTTQIYTHIDREYLKEVHKTFHPRG, via the coding sequence ATGAAACACCATCTTCAGGACTTCATAGATTATCTTTCGGTTGAACAAAACGTTTCACCGAATACGCTCGCTTCCTATCGTAACGATTTGGAACGCTATCTGAAGTTTGTCATGGAATCACGCGAACGAAAAAAAATCGAAGATGTTACCATGCAAGACGTGCGTGAGCTTGTGCAAACGCTGGATGGCCTTGGGCTTACGGCAAAAAGCATCGCCCGTAATTTATCCGCCATCCGTACGTTTCATAAATTTCTTTTACAGGAAGAAATTCTTGAAAACGATCCTGCCGAATTGATTGACCTTCCCAAAATCGAAAAAACCTTACCTTCGGTACTGGAGGTGCCGGAAATCGAAACGTTGCTTGAGCAACCGGACACCTCGTCCCGGCTCGGTATCCGAGACCGCGCAATGATCGAATTGCTATACGCGTGCGGTATGCGCATCTCGGAACTACTGACGATCAAGCAGTTGGATATTTTTTCGGATTACGTTCGGGTATTTGGCAAGGGCTCCAAAGAACGTATTGTGCCTATGGGCGATACCGCGGGATATTGGGTAACCTATTATCGGGAGAAAGTGCGTCCGCACCTTGCGGCGAGCGGATCGGCGGACGAAGTACTTTTTTTGAATGCGCAAGGTAAGCGGATGAGCCGGATGGGATTTTGGAAAATCTTAAAAAAATACGTCACGATGGCCGGCATTCAGAAAGAGGTTACACCGCATACATTTCGTCACTCCTTTGCCACACATCTTCTTGAGGGCGGTGCCGATTTGCGTGTCGTGCAAGAGTTGCTTGGTCATTCGGATATCTCGACCACACAGATCTATACGCATATTGATCGCGAATACCTCAAAGAAGTGCACAAGACATTTCACCCGCGAGGATAG
- a CDS encoding HAMP domain-containing histidine kinase, whose translation MLRRIRAKIQNKLIVTFAAFCLTIFSASGIIHYWYTESSLDEELGKKLLAVAQAAKLQIHTEMVSKLESGDENSRTYRTFKQKLTDLRDATDVERIYIIDPNGRSLMDTEEGVRIGYAYPFLKFNQYEFERAAAGLPSHSILFETYDGKLYKTAFVALTVNGQTHGVIAVDGSATFLYLMKRIEWHLITVGIIGVVVSVAIGFYFSRSISTPIKQIMVEAEHIGSGKLDRKIAIQTGDEVGFLGRTMDRMRENILKRDQYMKTMLAGVAHELRNPLGGMELYAHLLNKEIPDGDNRKKAILKVLRELDVMKQIVNDFLDYARPKEPQPMVCDLSKLIDEIRINLSALTTEKSVQWEVELNEKQVYADPGHLRQILINLIENAMQSGNVLPRVRIVSQRVNAMIEITVEDNGHGIEDNIKEKIFDPFFTTKEKGSGLGLAIVKKFVDENNGDITITSSGATGTIVHLVFPTKEGVSA comes from the coding sequence ATGTTACGCCGAATACGCGCTAAAATTCAAAATAAACTCATCGTTACGTTTGCCGCGTTTTGCCTTACCATATTCAGCGCCAGCGGAATTATTCATTATTGGTACACCGAGAGCAGTCTTGATGAAGAACTCGGGAAGAAACTGCTGGCCGTCGCGCAGGCCGCCAAACTTCAGATACATACCGAAATGGTTTCCAAGCTTGAGTCCGGCGATGAAAATTCGCGCACTTACCGTACGTTTAAACAGAAATTGACGGATCTGCGCGATGCGACCGATGTTGAGCGAATTTATATCATTGATCCCAACGGGCGGAGTCTTATGGATACGGAGGAAGGCGTACGTATCGGGTATGCGTATCCTTTTCTCAAGTTTAATCAATACGAATTTGAACGCGCGGCCGCCGGATTGCCATCGCACTCCATATTGTTTGAGACATATGACGGAAAATTATATAAAACAGCCTTTGTGGCGCTCACGGTGAACGGGCAGACCCATGGCGTCATCGCTGTGGACGGCAGCGCGACGTTCTTATATTTGATGAAGCGCATCGAATGGCATTTAATCACCGTCGGCATCATCGGTGTGGTTGTGTCCGTAGCAATCGGGTTTTATTTTTCACGTTCTATTTCTACGCCGATAAAACAGATTATGGTCGAAGCGGAACATATCGGCAGCGGAAAGCTTGATCGCAAAATTGCTATTCAAACCGGCGATGAGGTGGGTTTTTTGGGACGTACTATGGATCGCATGCGTGAAAATATCCTTAAACGCGATCAGTATATGAAAACTATGTTGGCCGGCGTAGCGCATGAATTGCGCAATCCGCTTGGCGGGATGGAATTGTATGCCCATTTACTGAATAAAGAAATTCCGGACGGCGATAACCGCAAGAAAGCTATTCTCAAAGTCTTGCGCGAGTTGGATGTAATGAAACAAATCGTGAATGATTTTTTAGACTACGCACGACCTAAAGAGCCGCAACCGATGGTCTGTGATTTGTCCAAACTTATTGATGAAATTCGAATCAATCTTTCGGCGCTTACGACGGAAAAATCGGTACAGTGGGAAGTCGAGTTGAATGAGAAACAAGTTTATGCGGATCCGGGGCACTTGCGGCAAATTTTGATCAATCTGATCGAAAATGCCATGCAGTCGGGTAATGTGTTGCCCCGCGTGCGTATCGTGTCGCAGCGTGTCAATGCGATGATCGAAATTACCGTCGAGGATAACGGACATGGCATCGAGGATAATATAAAAGAGAAAATCTTTGATCCGTTCTTTACGACGAAAGAAAAGGGCTCCGGTTTAGGTTTAGCCATCGTAAAAAAATTTGTAGATGAAAACAACGGAGATATAACCATTACGTCGAGTGGAGCGACTGGTACGATTGTGCATTTGGTCTTTCCGACAAAAGAAGGGGTGTCTGCATGA
- a CDS encoding class I SAM-dependent methyltransferase: protein MIRPSDFANWQEYYFTYQNILAKQYLIPMLEQWGVSIDGKKILEIGCGSGGVIEAFAERASKAVGVELNPFDYTKLNTPKVQYVTADIYDPSHRERYADKYDIILFRDVIEHLPKKKEAFEICDTLLSENGVIFITFPPYYGPYGAHQQVFSKTFLGKLPYTHLLPNSLYIKYVKTVEKGNDAALQVAHELIASQTTIGSLKKSIRASAFKIDRYDYYLVRPSYEIRYGKKPRKINLMKYLPFIREFFVLGMYMTMRRK, encoded by the coding sequence ATGATTCGTCCATCCGATTTCGCCAATTGGCAGGAATATTATTTTACGTATCAGAACATACTGGCCAAACAATATCTCATTCCCATGCTGGAGCAATGGGGCGTTTCCATTGACGGAAAAAAAATTTTAGAGATCGGCTGTGGAAGCGGTGGGGTGATAGAGGCGTTTGCCGAACGCGCATCGAAAGCGGTCGGCGTGGAGCTAAATCCTTTTGATTATACCAAACTTAATACTCCCAAAGTGCAATACGTTACCGCCGATATCTATGATCCTTCACATCGTGAGCGGTATGCCGATAAATATGATATTATACTATTTCGTGACGTGATCGAACATTTGCCTAAAAAGAAAGAAGCATTTGAGATATGCGATACGCTGTTAAGTGAAAACGGTGTTATTTTTATTACGTTTCCGCCGTATTACGGGCCTTATGGCGCACATCAGCAGGTTTTCTCGAAAACTTTTTTGGGAAAATTACCCTATACGCATTTACTACCTAACTCATTGTATATCAAGTACGTGAAAACAGTGGAAAAGGGGAACGATGCCGCACTGCAAGTAGCACATGAACTGATCGCCAGTCAAACTACAATTGGCTCCCTAAAAAAATCCATTCGCGCATCGGCTTTCAAAATTGATCGTTATGATTATTATTTGGTGCGGCCATCCTATGAAATTCGCTATGGGAAAAAACCACGTAAAATAAATTTAATGAAGTACTTACCATTCATCCGTGAGTTTTTTGTTTTAGGTATGTACATGACCATGCGAAGAAAATGA